TGGTGGTGACGTTGATCTTCCACGCCGACAAGTCGCATCCGGGCGTGTCTCCGCTCGGCGAAACCGGCGCGGCGCCTTGGTATCTCAGCGTCGCGATCATGGCGGCGCTGATCATGGTCGGTGCGCTGGTCGGCAGGTTGATCCGGCTACCGGGCGCGGGCCTGCTCGGACCGCTGGCGCTGACCGTCGGCCTCGAGCTCAGCGGCTACTCGTTCGGCCTGACGGTTCCCGTCGTTCTCGTCGAACTCGGCTACCTGCTGATCGGGTGGCAGGCCGGGCTGGCGTTCACCCGGGAGTCCCTGCGTTCGGTGGGCCGTGCGCTGCCCGCCGCGCTGGCGCTGATCGTGCTGCTGACCGTCGCCACCGCGGGCCTTGGTGTGCTGCTGGCCCACTTCACCGGTCTGAGCCTGCTGGAGGGATACCTGGCGACCAGCCCCGGTGGGGTGTACGCGGTCTTGGCCACCGCCGTCGACACCGGATCCAACGTCACCTTCATCGTCGCGGCCCAGGTGGTGCGGATCCTGCTGATGCTGTTCGCGGCGCCGTTCCTGGCCAAGGGGATGGCCGCGCTGAGCAGGCGGCGATCCGTGGCGCACCTCTAGCGCCGGTCCACACCCGACAGCCGGTACGCCGCTGCCCGCCGAACGGCAGGAAGCGTGCCGGCCA
The sequence above is drawn from the Mycolicibacterium neoaurum VKM Ac-1815D genome and encodes:
- a CDS encoding AbrB family transcriptional regulator; the protein is MAEALRSTAKWLVLAVVSVGVTVGFTALGVPSAALFAALVVGIGLALTSFAPAGIPRRAGMAAQGVLGVYIGTMVSPDAAAALGPDWPVVLAIVVATLALSVLAGALLGLRRDISPLTGSLALTAGGASGLVAIARELGGDERVVSVVQYLRVGVVTASMPLVVTLIFHADKSHPGVSPLGETGAAPWYLSVAIMAALIMVGALVGRLIRLPGAGLLGPLALTVGLELSGYSFGLTVPVVLVELGYLLIGWQAGLAFTRESLRSVGRALPAALALIVLLTVATAGLGVLLAHFTGLSLLEGYLATSPGGVYAVLATAVDTGSNVTFIVAAQVVRILLMLFAAPFLAKGMAALSRRRSVAHL